One window of the Eschrichtius robustus isolate mEscRob2 chromosome 13, mEscRob2.pri, whole genome shotgun sequence genome contains the following:
- the PAN2 gene encoding PAN2-PAN3 deadenylation complex catalytic subunit PAN2 isoform X5 — protein MNFEVLDPGLAEYAPAMHSALDPVLDAHLNPSLLQNVELDPEGVALEALPVQESVHIMEGVYSELHSVVAEVGVPVSVSHFDLHEEMLWVGSHGGHATSFFGPALERYSSFQVNGSDDIRQIQSLENGILFLTKNNLKYMARGGLIIFDYLLDESEDMHSLLLTDSSTLLVGGLQNHILEIDLNTVQETQKYAVETPGVTIMRQTNRFFFCGHTSGKVSLRDLRTFKVEHEFDAFSGSLSDFDVHGNLLATCGFSSRLTGLACDRFLKVYDLRMMRAITPLQVHVDPAFLRFIPTYTSRLAIISQSGQCQFCEPTGLANPADIFHVNPVGPLLMTFDVSASKQALAFGDSEGCVHLWTDSPEPSFNPYSRETEFALPCLVDSLPPLDWSQDLLPLSLIPVPLTTDTLLSDWPAANSAPAPRRAPPVDAEILRTMKKVGFIGYAPNPRTRLRNQIPYRLKESDSEFDSFSQVTESPIGREEEPHRHMVSKKYRKVTIKYSKLGLEDFDFKHYNKTLFAGLEPHIPNAYCNCMIQVLYFLEPVRCLIQNHLCQKEFCLACELGFLFHMLDLSRGDPCQGSNFLRAFRTIPEASALGLILADSDEASGKGNLARLIQRWNRFILTQLHQDLQELEVPQAYRGAGGSSFCSSGDSVIGQLFSCEMENCSLCRCGSETVRASSTLLFTLSYPEGSNSDKTGKNCDFAQVLKRSICLEQNTQAWCDNCEKYQPTIQTRNICHLPDILVINCEVNSLKEADFWRMQAEVAFKIAIKKHGGEISKNKEFALADWKELGSPEGMLMCPSIEELKNVWLPFSIRMKMTKNKGLDVCNWTDGDEMQWGPARADEEHGVYVYDLMATVVHILDSRTGGSLVAHIKVGETYHQRKEGVTHQQWYLFNDFLIEPIDKHEAVQFDMNWKVPAILYYIKRNLNSKYNLNIKNPIEASVLLAEASLARKQRKTHTTFIPLMLNEMPQVGDLVGLDAEFVTLNEEEAELRSDGTKSTIKPSQMSVARITCVRGQGPNEGIPFIDDYISTQEQVVDYLTQYSGIKPGDLDAKISSKHLTTLKSTYLKLRFLIDIGVKFVGHGLQKDFRVINLMT, from the exons ATGAACTTCGAGGTTCTGGACCCCGGACTGGCAGAGTATGCCCCAGCCATGCATTCTGCCCTGGATCCTGTCCTGGATGCCCACCTGAACCCAAGTCTGCTACAGAATGTGGAGCTGGACCCGGAGGGAGTGGCCTTAGAGGCTCTTCCCGTCCAGGAGTCAGTGCACATAATGGAAGGTGTCTACTCTGAGTTGCACAGTGTGGTGGCTGAAGTGGGTGTGCCTGTCTCCGTCTCCCACTTTGACTTGCACGAGGAGATGCTGTGGGTGGGAAGCCATGGG GGCCATGCCACGTCATTTTTCGGCCCAGCTTTGGAACGCTACTCATCATTTCAGGTCAATGGCAGTGATGACATTCGGCAGATCCAAAGCCTGGAGAATGGCATCCTTTTTCTTACCAAGAACAACCTGAAGTATATGGCCCGTGGAGGCCTCATTATATTTGATTACCT GCTGGATGAGAGTGAAGATATGCACAGTCTGCTgctgactgacagcagcactctGCTCGTTGGTGGGCTGCAGAACCACATATTGGAGATTGACCTTAACACTGTCCAGGAGACTCAGAAG TATGCAGTTGAGACACCTGGAGTCACTATCATGAGACAGACGAATCGCTTCTTCTTCTGTGGCCACACATCTGGCAAG GTTTCCCTGCGAGACCTCCGTACTTTTAAGGTGGAGCATGAGTTTGATGCCTTCTCAGGGAGTCTGTCGGATTTTGATGTGCACGGCAACCTGCTAGCCACTTGTGGTTTCTCCAGCCGCCTCACCGGCCTGGCCTGTGACCGTTTCCTCAAGGTGTATGATCTACGCATGATGCGTGCCATCACGCCACTTCAAGTTCATGTGGATCCTGCCTTCTTACGCTTCATCCCTACATACACTTCTCGTCTTGCTATCATCTCCCAGTCAG gGCAGTGCCAGTTTTGTGAGCCCACAGGCCTGGCCAACCCAGCAGACATCTTTCACGTGAATCCTGTGGGGCCTCTGCTAATGACGTTTGACGTGTCAGCCAGCAAGCAGGCCCTCGCCTTTGGGGATTCTGAGGGCTGTGTGCATCTCTGGACTGATTCCCCTGAGCCTTCCTTCAACCCCTACTCCCGTGAGACCGAGTTTGCTTTGCCCTGTCTCGTGGACTCACTGCCTCCTCTGGACTGGAGCCAGGACCTGCTGCCTCTTTCCCTCATCCCTGTCCCGCTCACCACTGACACACTTCTCTCTGATTGGCCTGCTGCCAACTCCGCTCCAGCTCCCAG GCGAGCACCCCCTGTGGATGCAGAGATTCTGCGCACCATGAAGAAGGTGGGCTTCATTGGCTATGCACCCAACCCCCGCACCAGGCTGCGCAATCAG ATTCCTTACCGACTCAAGGAGTCTGACAGTGAATTTGACAGCTTCAGCCAGGTCACTGAGTCACCAATAGGGCGGGAAGAGGAGCCACATCGCCACATGGTCTCTAAGAAATACCGCAAG GTGACCATCAAATACTCCAAGTTAGGGCTGGAGGACTTTGACTTCAAACACTACAATAAGACGCTGTTTGCTGGATTAGAGCCCCACATCCCCAATGCCTACTGTAACTGCATGATCCAG GTGCTCTATTTCCTGGAGCCTGTTCGCTGTCTAATCCAGAACCACCTTTGCCAGAAGGAGTTCTGCCTAGCATGTGAGCTGGGCTTCCTCTTCCACATGTTGGACCTCTCCCGAGGTGACCCTTGTCAG GGCAGTAATTTTCTTCGGGCATTCCGCACCATTCCTGAGGCCTCAGCCCTTGGTCTGATTTTGGCTGACTCGGATGAGGCTTCAGGCAAGGGCAATCTGGCCAGGCTCATTCAGAGGTGGAATCGCTTCATTCTCACTCAACTGCATCAAGATTTGCAGGAGCTGGAAGTACCCCAGGCTTATCGAGGTGCTGGAGGCAG CAGCTTTTGCTCATCGGGAGACTCTGTCATTGGGCAGCTGTTCAGCTGTGAGATGGAAAACTGCAGCCTCTGCCGCTGTGGCAGTGAGACCGTGCGAGCCTCATCCACCCTGCTCTTCACGCTCTCCTACCCTGAGGGTAGCAACAGTG ATAAAACCGGGAAGAACTGTGACTTTGCTCAGGTGCTGAAGCGAAGCATCTGCCTGGAGCAGAATACACAGGCCTGGTGTGACAACTGTGAAAAGTACCAGCCCACG ATTCAGACCCGCAACATCTGCCATCTCCCAGATATTCTTGTCATCAATTGTGAGGTGAACAGCTTGAAAGAAGCTGATTTCTGGAGAATGCAGGCTGAG GTTGCCTTCAAGATAGCAATAAAGAAGCATGGTGGGGAAATCTCCAAGAATAAGGAGTTTGCTTTGGCTGATTG GAAGGAACTAGGGAGTCCAGAGGGCATGCTGATGTGTCCCTCCATTGAGGAGTTGAAGAATGTCTGGCTTCCTTTCTCCATTCGAATGAAGATGACCAAGAACAAAGGGCTGGATGTTTGCAATTGGACTGATGGGGATGAGATGCAG TGGGGCCCAGCCAGGGCAGACGAGGAGCATGGTGTCTATGTGTATGACCTGATGGCTACTGTGGTACACATCCTGGACTCACGCACAGGGGGCAGCCTGGTGGCTCACATCAAAGTTGGAGAGACCTACCACCAGCGCAAGGAG GGTGTTACCCACCAGCAGTGGTATCTCTTCAATGACTTTCTCATTGAACCTATTGATAAG CATGAAGCTGTGCAGTTTGACATGAATTGGAAAGTCCCTGCTATCCTTTATTACATCAAAAGGAATCTTAATTCCAAATACAACCTGAACA TTAAGAACCCTATCGAGGCAAGTGTTCTGCTGGCTGAAGCCTCATTAGCACGGAAGCAGCGGAAAACACATACGACCTTTATTCCCCTGATGCTGAATGAGATGCCACAGGTTGGGGACTTGGTGGGCCTGGACGCTGAGTTTGTCACCCTTAATGAG GAAGAAGCAGAGCTGCGCAGCGATGGCACCAAGTCTACCATCAAGCCAAGCCAGATGTCAGTAGCGAGGATTACCTGCGTTAGGGGCCAGGGACCCAATGAGGGTATCCCCTTCATTGATGACTACATCTCTACCCAGGAGCAG GTGGTGGATTACTTGACTCAGTACTCAGGGATAAAGCCAGGAGACCTTGATGCCAAGATTTCCTCTAAGCACCTCACAACTCTAAAGTCTACCTACTTAAAGCTTCGTTTTCTCATAGACATTGGAGTCAAGTTTGTGGGTCACGGTCTGCAGAAGGACTTCCGGGTCATCAACCTCATG ACCTGA
- the PAN2 gene encoding PAN2-PAN3 deadenylation complex catalytic subunit PAN2 isoform X1, whose protein sequence is MNFEVLDPGLAEYAPAMHSALDPVLDAHLNPSLLQNVELDPEGVALEALPVQESVHIMEGVYSELHSVVAEVGVPVSVSHFDLHEEMLWVGSHGGHATSFFGPALERYSSFQVNGSDDIRQIQSLENGILFLTKNNLKYMARGGLIIFDYLLDESEDMHSLLLTDSSTLLVGGLQNHILEIDLNTVQETQKYAVETPGVTIMRQTNRFFFCGHTSGKVSLRDLRTFKVEHEFDAFSGSLSDFDVHGNLLATCGFSSRLTGLACDRFLKVYDLRMMRAITPLQVHVDPAFLRFIPTYTSRLAIISQSGQCQFCEPTGLANPADIFHVNPVGPLLMTFDVSASKQALAFGDSEGCVHLWTDSPEPSFNPYSRETEFALPCLVDSLPPLDWSQDLLPLSLIPVPLTTDTLLSDWPAANSAPAPRRAPPVDAEILRTMKKVGFIGYAPNPRTRLRNQIPYRLKESDSEFDSFSQVTESPIGREEEPHRHMVSKKYRKVTIKYSKLGLEDFDFKHYNKTLFAGLEPHIPNAYCNCMIQVLYFLEPVRCLIQNHLCQKEFCLACELGFLFHMLDLSRGDPCQGSNFLRAFRTIPEASALGLILADSDEASGKGNLARLIQRWNRFILTQLHQDLQELEVPQAYRGAGGSSFCSSGDSVIGQLFSCEMENCSLCRCGSETVRASSTLLFTLSYPEGSNSDKTGKNCDFAQVLKRSICLEQNTQAWCDNCEKYQPTIQTRNICHLPDILVINCEVNSLKEADFWRMQAEVAFKIAIKKHGGEISKNKEFALADWKELGSPEGMLMCPSIEELKNVWLPFSIRMKMTKNKGLDVCNWTDGDEMQWGPARADEEHGVYVYDLMATVVHILDSRTGGSLVAHIKVGETYHQRKEGVTHQQWYLFNDFLIEPIDKHEAVQFDMNWKVPAILYYIKRNLNSKYNLNIKNPIEASVLLAEASLARKQRKTHTTFIPLMLNEMPQVGDLVGLDAEFVTLNEEEAELRSDGTKSTIKPSQMSVARITCVRGQGPNEGIPFIDDYISTQEQVVDYLTQYSGIKPGDLDAKISSKHLTTLKSTYLKLRFLIDIGVKFVGHGLQKDFRVINLMVPKDQVLDTVYLFHMPRKRMISLRFLAWYFLDLKIQGETHDSIEDARTALQLYRKYLELSKNGTEPESFHKVLKGLYEKGRKMDWKVPEPEGQTSPKNAAVFSSVLAL, encoded by the exons ATGAACTTCGAGGTTCTGGACCCCGGACTGGCAGAGTATGCCCCAGCCATGCATTCTGCCCTGGATCCTGTCCTGGATGCCCACCTGAACCCAAGTCTGCTACAGAATGTGGAGCTGGACCCGGAGGGAGTGGCCTTAGAGGCTCTTCCCGTCCAGGAGTCAGTGCACATAATGGAAGGTGTCTACTCTGAGTTGCACAGTGTGGTGGCTGAAGTGGGTGTGCCTGTCTCCGTCTCCCACTTTGACTTGCACGAGGAGATGCTGTGGGTGGGAAGCCATGGG GGCCATGCCACGTCATTTTTCGGCCCAGCTTTGGAACGCTACTCATCATTTCAGGTCAATGGCAGTGATGACATTCGGCAGATCCAAAGCCTGGAGAATGGCATCCTTTTTCTTACCAAGAACAACCTGAAGTATATGGCCCGTGGAGGCCTCATTATATTTGATTACCT GCTGGATGAGAGTGAAGATATGCACAGTCTGCTgctgactgacagcagcactctGCTCGTTGGTGGGCTGCAGAACCACATATTGGAGATTGACCTTAACACTGTCCAGGAGACTCAGAAG TATGCAGTTGAGACACCTGGAGTCACTATCATGAGACAGACGAATCGCTTCTTCTTCTGTGGCCACACATCTGGCAAG GTTTCCCTGCGAGACCTCCGTACTTTTAAGGTGGAGCATGAGTTTGATGCCTTCTCAGGGAGTCTGTCGGATTTTGATGTGCACGGCAACCTGCTAGCCACTTGTGGTTTCTCCAGCCGCCTCACCGGCCTGGCCTGTGACCGTTTCCTCAAGGTGTATGATCTACGCATGATGCGTGCCATCACGCCACTTCAAGTTCATGTGGATCCTGCCTTCTTACGCTTCATCCCTACATACACTTCTCGTCTTGCTATCATCTCCCAGTCAG gGCAGTGCCAGTTTTGTGAGCCCACAGGCCTGGCCAACCCAGCAGACATCTTTCACGTGAATCCTGTGGGGCCTCTGCTAATGACGTTTGACGTGTCAGCCAGCAAGCAGGCCCTCGCCTTTGGGGATTCTGAGGGCTGTGTGCATCTCTGGACTGATTCCCCTGAGCCTTCCTTCAACCCCTACTCCCGTGAGACCGAGTTTGCTTTGCCCTGTCTCGTGGACTCACTGCCTCCTCTGGACTGGAGCCAGGACCTGCTGCCTCTTTCCCTCATCCCTGTCCCGCTCACCACTGACACACTTCTCTCTGATTGGCCTGCTGCCAACTCCGCTCCAGCTCCCAG GCGAGCACCCCCTGTGGATGCAGAGATTCTGCGCACCATGAAGAAGGTGGGCTTCATTGGCTATGCACCCAACCCCCGCACCAGGCTGCGCAATCAG ATTCCTTACCGACTCAAGGAGTCTGACAGTGAATTTGACAGCTTCAGCCAGGTCACTGAGTCACCAATAGGGCGGGAAGAGGAGCCACATCGCCACATGGTCTCTAAGAAATACCGCAAG GTGACCATCAAATACTCCAAGTTAGGGCTGGAGGACTTTGACTTCAAACACTACAATAAGACGCTGTTTGCTGGATTAGAGCCCCACATCCCCAATGCCTACTGTAACTGCATGATCCAG GTGCTCTATTTCCTGGAGCCTGTTCGCTGTCTAATCCAGAACCACCTTTGCCAGAAGGAGTTCTGCCTAGCATGTGAGCTGGGCTTCCTCTTCCACATGTTGGACCTCTCCCGAGGTGACCCTTGTCAG GGCAGTAATTTTCTTCGGGCATTCCGCACCATTCCTGAGGCCTCAGCCCTTGGTCTGATTTTGGCTGACTCGGATGAGGCTTCAGGCAAGGGCAATCTGGCCAGGCTCATTCAGAGGTGGAATCGCTTCATTCTCACTCAACTGCATCAAGATTTGCAGGAGCTGGAAGTACCCCAGGCTTATCGAGGTGCTGGAGGCAG CAGCTTTTGCTCATCGGGAGACTCTGTCATTGGGCAGCTGTTCAGCTGTGAGATGGAAAACTGCAGCCTCTGCCGCTGTGGCAGTGAGACCGTGCGAGCCTCATCCACCCTGCTCTTCACGCTCTCCTACCCTGAGGGTAGCAACAGTG ATAAAACCGGGAAGAACTGTGACTTTGCTCAGGTGCTGAAGCGAAGCATCTGCCTGGAGCAGAATACACAGGCCTGGTGTGACAACTGTGAAAAGTACCAGCCCACG ATTCAGACCCGCAACATCTGCCATCTCCCAGATATTCTTGTCATCAATTGTGAGGTGAACAGCTTGAAAGAAGCTGATTTCTGGAGAATGCAGGCTGAG GTTGCCTTCAAGATAGCAATAAAGAAGCATGGTGGGGAAATCTCCAAGAATAAGGAGTTTGCTTTGGCTGATTG GAAGGAACTAGGGAGTCCAGAGGGCATGCTGATGTGTCCCTCCATTGAGGAGTTGAAGAATGTCTGGCTTCCTTTCTCCATTCGAATGAAGATGACCAAGAACAAAGGGCTGGATGTTTGCAATTGGACTGATGGGGATGAGATGCAG TGGGGCCCAGCCAGGGCAGACGAGGAGCATGGTGTCTATGTGTATGACCTGATGGCTACTGTGGTACACATCCTGGACTCACGCACAGGGGGCAGCCTGGTGGCTCACATCAAAGTTGGAGAGACCTACCACCAGCGCAAGGAG GGTGTTACCCACCAGCAGTGGTATCTCTTCAATGACTTTCTCATTGAACCTATTGATAAG CATGAAGCTGTGCAGTTTGACATGAATTGGAAAGTCCCTGCTATCCTTTATTACATCAAAAGGAATCTTAATTCCAAATACAACCTGAACA TTAAGAACCCTATCGAGGCAAGTGTTCTGCTGGCTGAAGCCTCATTAGCACGGAAGCAGCGGAAAACACATACGACCTTTATTCCCCTGATGCTGAATGAGATGCCACAGGTTGGGGACTTGGTGGGCCTGGACGCTGAGTTTGTCACCCTTAATGAG GAAGAAGCAGAGCTGCGCAGCGATGGCACCAAGTCTACCATCAAGCCAAGCCAGATGTCAGTAGCGAGGATTACCTGCGTTAGGGGCCAGGGACCCAATGAGGGTATCCCCTTCATTGATGACTACATCTCTACCCAGGAGCAG GTGGTGGATTACTTGACTCAGTACTCAGGGATAAAGCCAGGAGACCTTGATGCCAAGATTTCCTCTAAGCACCTCACAACTCTAAAGTCTACCTACTTAAAGCTTCGTTTTCTCATAGACATTGGAGTCAAGTTTGTGGGTCACGGTCTGCAGAAGGACTTCCGGGTCATCAACCTCATG GTGCCCAAGGACCAAGTCCTTGACACTGTTTATCTATTTCACATGCCCCGAAAACGAATGATTTCCCTGCGATTCCTTGCTTGGTACTTTCTGG ACCTGAAGATTCAAGGGGAGACCCATGACAGTATTGAGGATGCCCGCACAGCCCTTCAGCTTTACCGAAAGTATCTGGAGCTAAGCAAAAATGGCACTGAGCCTGAGTCCTTCCACAAAGTGCTCAAGGGCCTTTACGAGAAAGGCCGAAAGATGGACTGGAAGGTGCCTGAGCCCGAGGGCCAGACAAGTCCCAAGA ATGCAGCTGTCTTCTCTTCAGTGCTGGCGCTCTGA